The proteins below come from a single Limnohabitans sp. 2KL-27 genomic window:
- a CDS encoding acyl-CoA dehydrogenase C-terminal domain-containing protein, whose translation MPVYNPPLRDMQFVLHELLNVSAELKALPKHADTDADTINAVLEEGGKFASEVVFPLNISGDTQGCQLNRDTHEVKAPNGFKAAYAQYVAGGWPSLSCDTDFGGQGLPFVVNQCFYEMLNSANQAWTMYPGLSHGAYECLHAHGTPEQKALYLPKLTSGEWTGTMCLTEPHCGTDLGMLRTKAEPQADGTYKLSGQKIFISAGEHDLAPNIVHLVLARLPDAPPGSKGISLFIVPKFNVAADGSMGERNGIYCGGLEHKMGIHGNATCQMVLDGAVGTLVGQPHKGLAAMFVMMNAARLGVGNQSLGLTEVAYQNALAYAKDRVQMRSLTGVKAPGKPADPIIVHPDVRRMLMTAKAYAEGGRALACYCALLLDKEINHPDEAVRAEAAEVVALLTPIVKAFTTDNAWEATSACQQVFGGHGYIKEWGMEQFVRDARINMIYEGTNTIQSLDLLGRKVLGNQGATLKKFGKLVEQLVKPEMANEAMGEFIKPLADLGQKLTQLTGEVGMKAMSNADEVGAAAVDYLRVVGHLVLGYFWARSAQIALVKLAEAEEEAQRPDPFYQAKLQTARFYFTRLMPETSTLMRRIRAGSDVLMDTDAALA comes from the coding sequence ATGCCCGTTTACAACCCACCCCTTCGCGACATGCAGTTTGTCTTGCACGAATTGCTCAACGTCAGCGCCGAGCTCAAGGCCTTGCCCAAGCACGCCGACACCGACGCCGACACCATCAACGCGGTGCTCGAAGAAGGCGGAAAATTCGCATCCGAAGTGGTGTTTCCCCTGAACATTTCGGGTGACACCCAGGGCTGCCAGCTCAACCGCGACACACACGAGGTCAAAGCCCCGAATGGTTTCAAAGCGGCTTATGCGCAGTACGTGGCTGGTGGCTGGCCATCGCTCAGCTGCGATACCGACTTCGGCGGCCAAGGTTTGCCCTTTGTGGTCAACCAGTGCTTTTACGAGATGCTCAACTCGGCCAACCAGGCCTGGACCATGTACCCCGGCTTGTCGCACGGCGCCTACGAGTGCCTGCATGCGCACGGCACGCCCGAGCAAAAAGCCTTGTACCTGCCCAAGCTGACCAGCGGCGAGTGGACCGGCACCATGTGTCTGACCGAGCCCCATTGCGGCACCGACCTGGGCATGCTGCGCACCAAGGCCGAGCCTCAGGCCGACGGCACCTACAAGCTAAGCGGTCAGAAGATTTTCATCAGCGCAGGCGAGCACGATCTGGCCCCCAACATCGTTCACTTGGTGCTGGCCCGCTTGCCCGATGCGCCGCCCGGCAGCAAAGGCATCAGCCTGTTCATCGTGCCCAAGTTCAATGTGGCGGCCGACGGCAGCATGGGTGAGCGCAACGGCATCTACTGCGGTGGCCTGGAGCACAAGATGGGTATCCACGGCAATGCCACGTGCCAAATGGTGCTCGATGGTGCCGTTGGCACCTTGGTGGGCCAGCCCCATAAAGGATTGGCGGCCATGTTCGTGATGATGAATGCGGCCCGCCTGGGCGTGGGCAACCAGTCGCTGGGCCTGACCGAAGTGGCTTACCAAAACGCGCTGGCCTATGCCAAAGACCGCGTGCAGATGCGCTCGCTCACTGGCGTGAAAGCCCCCGGCAAGCCGGCCGATCCGATCATCGTGCACCCCGATGTGCGCCGCATGCTGATGACCGCGAAGGCCTATGCCGAGGGGGGGCGTGCGCTGGCCTGCTATTGCGCCTTGCTGCTGGACAAAGAGATCAACCACCCCGACGAGGCCGTGCGTGCCGAGGCCGCCGAAGTCGTGGCCTTGCTGACACCCATCGTGAAAGCTTTCACCACCGACAACGCTTGGGAAGCCACCTCGGCTTGCCAGCAGGTGTTTGGCGGTCACGGCTACATCAAGGAGTGGGGCATGGAGCAGTTTGTGCGCGATGCCCGCATCAACATGATTTACGAAGGCACCAACACCATCCAGTCGCTCGACTTGCTGGGCCGCAAGGTGCTGGGCAATCAGGGCGCCACACTCAAGAAGTTTGGCAAACTGGTCGAGCAATTGGTCAAGCCCGAGATGGCCAATGAAGCCATGGGCGAGTTCATCAAGCCCTTGGCCGATTTGGGCCAAAAACTCACGCAACTGACCGGCGAAGTCGGCATGAAAGCCATGAGCAATGCCGACGAAGTGGGCGCTGCCGCGGTGGACTACCTGCGCGTGGTGGGGCATTTGGTGCTGGGCTACTTCTGGGCCCGTTCGGCGCAAATCGCCTTGGTCAAATTGGCCGAGGCCGAAGAGGAAGCGCAACGCCCCGACCCGTTCTACCAAGCCAAGCTGCAGACCGCGCGTTTTTATTTCACCCGCCTGATGCCTGAAACATCCACCTTGATGCGCCGCATCCGCGCGGGCAGCGATGTGCTGATGGACACCGACGCCGCGCTGGCATGA
- a CDS encoding TetR/AcrR family transcriptional regulator, translated as MTDHKKPSNVEALPAPEAGRRVLIKGQQTKAVIIDAALGLASQIGLEGLSIGAVAEVTGMSKSGVFAHFGSREELQISVIREYHDRFEAEVFYAAMQKPRGLPRLQALFDNWMVQTSAEIDSGCIYISGAVEFDDRTGPVRDALASSVSTWQTALRRAVELAQDEGQLSRASDAHQIAFEIHGLILALHYEARFLRNPTAADRARQGFQHILARYEGPGMPSGPAPTNTKPAPKLVAVPKARRKPAGG; from the coding sequence ATGACCGATCACAAAAAACCCTCCAATGTTGAAGCATTGCCTGCACCAGAGGCAGGCCGCCGCGTGTTGATCAAAGGCCAGCAAACGAAGGCTGTGATCATCGATGCGGCGCTGGGCTTGGCCTCGCAAATCGGCCTGGAAGGCCTGTCCATCGGTGCGGTGGCCGAGGTCACGGGCATGAGCAAGTCGGGCGTGTTTGCCCACTTTGGCTCGCGCGAAGAGCTGCAAATTTCCGTCATCCGCGAATACCACGACCGGTTTGAGGCCGAGGTGTTTTACGCCGCCATGCAAAAGCCCAGAGGTCTGCCTCGCCTGCAGGCCCTGTTTGACAACTGGATGGTGCAGACCTCGGCCGAGATCGATTCGGGTTGCATTTACATCAGTGGTGCGGTCGAGTTTGACGATCGCACCGGCCCGGTGCGCGACGCGCTGGCCTCTTCGGTGTCCACCTGGCAAACCGCCTTGCGCCGGGCGGTGGAACTGGCCCAGGACGAAGGCCAACTCAGCCGCGCATCCGATGCCCATCAAATCGCTTTTGAAATCCATGGGCTGATTTTGGCCCTGCATTACGAAGCCCGTTTTTTGCGCAACCCCACTGCCGCCGACCGCGCCCGCCAAGGCTTTCAACACATCTTGGCCCGCTATGAAGGGCCGGGTATGCCATCTGGCCCCGCGCCCACCAACACGAAACCAGCGCCCAAGCTTGTGGCCGTGCCCAAGGCCCGCCGCAAGCCTGCCGGCGGCTGA
- a CDS encoding fumarylacetoacetate hydrolase family protein, whose translation MKLVRYGQPGKEKPGLIDAEGRLRDLSAVVKDISPELLNDKALAKLAKVKTDKLPLVRGKKRFGTPISYTSKFIAIGLNYADHAAESNMPIPAEPIVFTKAISCIQGANDDVMLPKGSKKSDWEVELGIVIGTRTRYVSQKDALNHVAGYCVVNDVSEREYQLERGATWDKGKGCDTFGPVGPWLVTRDEVPNPQALGMWLDVNGVRFQTGNTKTMIFGVAKLVSYVSQFMTLEPGDIITTGTPPGVGMGVKVDGKPAPVFLKRGDVMRLGIEGLGEQTQKVVAFKA comes from the coding sequence ATGAAACTCGTTCGCTATGGCCAACCCGGCAAAGAAAAACCCGGTCTGATCGACGCCGAAGGCCGCTTGCGCGACCTGAGCGCTGTGGTCAAAGACATCTCGCCTGAGCTGCTCAACGACAAGGCCTTGGCCAAGTTGGCCAAAGTCAAGACCGACAAGCTGCCCCTGGTGCGCGGCAAAAAGCGTTTTGGCACGCCCATCTCCTACACCAGCAAGTTCATCGCCATCGGCTTGAACTACGCCGACCATGCGGCCGAGTCGAACATGCCCATCCCGGCCGAGCCGATCGTGTTCACCAAAGCCATCTCCTGCATCCAGGGTGCGAACGACGACGTCATGCTGCCCAAGGGCTCCAAGAAGTCCGACTGGGAGGTTGAGCTGGGCATCGTGATTGGCACGCGCACCCGTTATGTCTCCCAAAAAGACGCCTTGAACCATGTGGCCGGCTACTGCGTGGTCAATGACGTGAGCGAGCGTGAATACCAGCTCGAGCGCGGCGCCACCTGGGACAAGGGCAAGGGTTGCGACACCTTCGGCCCCGTTGGCCCTTGGCTGGTCACGCGTGACGAAGTGCCCAACCCGCAAGCTTTGGGCATGTGGCTCGATGTGAACGGCGTGCGCTTTCAAACCGGCAACACCAAGACCATGATCTTTGGTGTGGCCAAGTTGGTGAGCTATGTCAGCCAATTCATGACGCTGGAGCCCGGCGACATCATCACCACGGGCACCCCGCCGGGCGTGGGCATGGGCGTCAAGGTCGACGGCAAGCCTGCTCCGGTGTTCCTCAAGCGCGGCGACGTGATGCGCTTGGGCATCGAGGGCTTGGGCGAGCAAACCCAGAAAGTCGTGGCCTTCAAAGCCTGA
- a CDS encoding SDR family NAD(P)-dependent oxidoreductase, whose amino-acid sequence MNLLDMKGRHAVITGGATGLGFAIAQRMLSSGARVTIWDRDVVGMAKAAEQLRQGQLGAVVNTVQVDVADHASVVHATAQTTALAGVDVLVNSAGITGPNVKVWDYPVDAWKQVFDVNVHGLFHCCRELSAHMKARNYGRIVNIASVAGKDGNPNASAYSASKAAVIGLTKSLGKELADTGVRVNCVTPAAVKTAIFDQMTPEHIQFMLSKIPMARFGEPEEVAAMVTWLSTEDCSFSTGAVFDLSGGRSTY is encoded by the coding sequence ATGAACTTGTTGGACATGAAAGGCCGCCACGCGGTCATCACCGGAGGCGCAACCGGTTTGGGTTTTGCCATTGCGCAGCGCATGCTGTCCTCGGGCGCACGCGTCACGATCTGGGACCGGGATGTGGTGGGCATGGCCAAAGCCGCCGAGCAGCTGCGTCAAGGGCAACTGGGCGCAGTGGTCAACACAGTGCAGGTGGACGTGGCCGATCACGCTTCGGTGGTCCATGCCACAGCCCAAACCACCGCACTGGCGGGGGTGGATGTGCTGGTCAACAGTGCGGGCATCACCGGCCCCAACGTGAAGGTCTGGGACTACCCTGTTGACGCCTGGAAGCAGGTGTTCGACGTGAACGTGCACGGCCTGTTTCATTGCTGCCGCGAACTGAGCGCCCACATGAAGGCCCGCAACTATGGGCGCATCGTCAACATCGCCTCGGTGGCGGGCAAGGACGGCAACCCCAACGCCAGCGCTTACAGTGCCAGCAAGGCAGCCGTCATCGGGTTGACCAAATCCTTGGGCAAAGAGTTGGCCGACACGGGCGTGCGCGTGAACTGTGTCACCCCGGCGGCTGTGAAGACGGCCATCTTTGATCAAATGACGCCCGAGCACATCCAGTTCATGCTCTCCAAAATTCCAATGGCCCGCTTTGGCGAGCCCGAAGAAGTCGCCGCCATGGTGACCTGGCTGAGCACCGAAGACTGTTCCTTCTCCACCGGTGCGGTCTTTGACCTCTCGGGCGGCCGTTCCACTTATTGA
- a CDS encoding SDR family oxidoreductase, which yields MRLKGKIALVTAAGQGIGQAAALAMAAEGATVYATDVNAELLKAYQGVANVHTAVLNVLDKKAIAAQVASLPRIDIIFNCAGFVHNGNIELATDDDWEFAFNLNVRSQFWMIQAAIPKMLAQFEKNGQGGSIINMASVCSSVRGLPNRFIYGASKAAVIGLTKSVAADYVRKGIRCNCICPGTVDTPSLQDRINSYADPVQARQDFINRQPMGRLAQAHEIAPIVTFLASDESIFATGNAYMVDGGMTI from the coding sequence ATGAGACTCAAAGGAAAAATCGCACTGGTCACTGCCGCCGGACAAGGCATTGGCCAGGCGGCTGCATTGGCCATGGCGGCCGAGGGCGCAACAGTCTATGCCACCGATGTGAATGCCGAGCTGCTCAAGGCGTACCAAGGCGTGGCCAATGTGCACACCGCCGTGCTGAACGTGCTCGACAAGAAGGCCATTGCCGCCCAAGTGGCCAGCTTGCCGCGCATCGACATCATCTTCAACTGCGCGGGCTTTGTGCACAACGGCAACATCGAATTGGCCACCGACGACGATTGGGAATTTGCCTTCAACCTGAACGTACGATCGCAGTTCTGGATGATCCAGGCGGCCATCCCCAAAATGCTGGCGCAGTTCGAAAAAAACGGGCAGGGCGGCAGCATCATCAACATGGCCAGCGTGTGCTCCAGCGTTCGCGGCCTGCCCAACCGTTTCATCTACGGTGCGAGCAAAGCGGCCGTGATTGGCCTGACCAAAAGCGTGGCGGCCGACTATGTGCGCAAAGGCATTCGGTGCAACTGCATCTGCCCCGGCACCGTGGACACCCCTTCGCTGCAAGACCGCATCAACAGCTATGCCGACCCGGTACAGGCCCGACAAGACTTCATCAACCGCCAACCCATGGGCCGTTTGGCCCAGGCGCACGAGATCGCACCCATCGTCACCTTCCTCGCTTCCGACGAATCCATCTTCGCCACAGGCAATGCCTACATGGTCGACGGTGGCATGACCATTTGA
- a CDS encoding mandelate racemase/muconate lactonizing enzyme family protein, which yields MSPVTIERVSIRQVNLPPKVLRTDAIQSFVTQETILLTLHCSDGIAATGYAYTIGTGGSSVIALLKDHLAPRLVGRNPVMVEAIWKDLFFHTHATAVGAMTSLALACVDTALWDWRAQSQGLPLWQLLGGAQARVPLYTTEGGWLHLSPEALVDQTLEAQAQGFKGAKIKIGRPHVSEDVARLSAVRDAVGPGFELMTDANQGFNRAEAVRRARAFDGLGLAWMEEPMPAEDVSGHRQLREHTTIPVAVGESMYHPMQFREYLEQGACSIVQPDVARIGGITPWIKTAHLAETFDVAVCPHFLMELHVSLCAAVPNATWVEYIPQLDDITTSRMKVQDGFAHPPDASGLGIAWDWAAIAARQITQLEIKAP from the coding sequence ATGAGCCCCGTCACCATTGAGCGCGTGAGCATTCGGCAAGTGAATTTGCCGCCCAAGGTCTTGCGCACCGACGCCATCCAGTCCTTTGTGACGCAAGAAACGATCTTGCTCACGCTGCACTGCAGTGATGGCATCGCAGCCACGGGCTATGCCTACACCATTGGCACCGGCGGCTCTTCGGTGATCGCCTTGCTCAAGGACCACCTGGCCCCACGTTTGGTCGGACGCAACCCGGTGATGGTCGAGGCCATCTGGAAGGATTTGTTTTTTCACACCCATGCCACGGCTGTGGGCGCCATGACCAGCCTGGCGCTGGCTTGCGTGGACACGGCCTTGTGGGATTGGCGTGCGCAAAGCCAGGGCCTGCCGCTTTGGCAGTTGCTGGGCGGGGCCCAAGCGCGTGTGCCGCTGTACACCACCGAAGGCGGTTGGTTGCATTTGTCGCCCGAGGCGCTGGTGGACCAGACGCTGGAGGCGCAAGCCCAAGGTTTCAAAGGCGCCAAGATCAAGATCGGCCGCCCGCATGTGAGCGAAGACGTGGCGCGGCTGAGCGCCGTGCGGGACGCAGTGGGGCCGGGCTTTGAGCTGATGACCGATGCGAACCAGGGCTTCAACCGGGCCGAGGCCGTGCGCCGTGCGCGGGCATTTGACGGCTTGGGCTTGGCCTGGATGGAAGAACCCATGCCTGCCGAAGATGTGTCGGGCCACCGCCAGTTGCGCGAGCACACCACCATTCCTGTGGCGGTGGGCGAGTCCATGTACCACCCGATGCAGTTTCGCGAATACCTGGAGCAAGGCGCCTGCTCGATCGTGCAGCCCGATGTGGCCCGCATTGGCGGCATCACACCCTGGATCAAGACCGCGCACCTGGCCGAAACCTTTGACGTGGCGGTGTGCCCGCACTTTTTGATGGAGTTGCATGTGAGCCTGTGCGCTGCCGTGCCCAACGCCACTTGGGTGGAATACATCCCGCAACTCGACGACATCACCACTTCGCGCATGAAAGTGCAGGACGGTTTTGCTCATCCGCCTGACGCCTCAGGTCTGGGCATCGCCTGGGACTGGGCCGCCATCGCTGCAAGACAGATCACCCAACTGGAGATAAAAGCACCATGA
- a CDS encoding FadR/GntR family transcriptional regulator: MPLQTVAPQRLYRQIAEQVRQLMASGEFALGSRLPAERDLALQLGVSRPSVREALIALEVEGMIEVRTGSGIYVRHTAAAKPTAHAELDDDTPANWGPLEVMSARILVEAEVAALAAANAQKGDLKAIKSGLQQMKLEAARDEIPRQGDEAFHEAIAQACGNSVLLDTVQRYWMARNGPLFERLGDYFEHPDSWQTAIAEHQEVMHAIEARDSSAARKAMQKHLKQAHKRYSASWRRAPAR; encoded by the coding sequence ATGCCCTTGCAAACCGTGGCCCCGCAGCGCCTTTACCGCCAGATTGCCGAACAAGTTCGGCAACTGATGGCGTCGGGCGAGTTTGCGCTGGGTTCGCGACTGCCAGCCGAACGCGACCTGGCCCTGCAACTGGGCGTGAGCCGACCTTCGGTGCGCGAAGCCCTGATTGCGCTGGAAGTCGAGGGCATGATCGAGGTGCGCACAGGCTCTGGCATTTATGTGCGGCACACCGCAGCGGCCAAGCCCACAGCCCATGCCGAGCTGGATGACGACACCCCCGCCAACTGGGGACCTCTGGAAGTCATGAGCGCCCGGATTCTGGTCGAGGCCGAAGTGGCGGCCCTGGCCGCCGCCAACGCACAAAAGGGCGACCTCAAAGCCATCAAAAGCGGGCTGCAACAAATGAAGCTCGAAGCCGCTCGAGATGAAATCCCGCGCCAGGGCGATGAAGCCTTTCACGAAGCCATTGCCCAGGCCTGCGGCAACAGTGTTCTGCTGGACACGGTGCAGCGCTACTGGATGGCCCGCAACGGCCCTTTGTTTGAACGGCTGGGGGATTACTTCGAACACCCTGACTCATGGCAAACCGCCATTGCAGAACACCAGGAAGTGATGCACGCTATCGAGGCACGTGACAGCAGCGCGGCCCGTAAAGCCATGCAAAAGCACCTGAAGCAAGCCCACAAAAGATACAGCGCGAGCTGGCGCCGCGCACCCGCCCGCTAG